A section of the Acropora muricata isolate sample 2 chromosome 4, ASM3666990v1, whole genome shotgun sequence genome encodes:
- the LOC136914409 gene encoding uncharacterized protein, producing the protein MKYFPLIVLAFTSQLTVTPTLADSCKNPTVLKREGSFQSPNYPNHYPNGATCQWIIEIPHDIIAQKPLITLEFKNFNVEMDSSCNYDKVLVYDGWESKNTLMGPFCGHNTPSPIHATSGKMLVKFISDNAVTATGFNATFEFTSLLVPPLIVDMPASYFFVKGQKAELRCSALGLPTPNVMWTRLGVQLIEGHRFAVLSLNNVTKADQGIYRCTANNSQGQKSATMNLTVVGR; encoded by the exons ATGAAGTATTTTCCGTTGATTGTGTTAGCTTTCACATCACAG CTTACAGTAACCCCAACGCTAGCAG ATTCATGTAAAAATCCGACAGTGTTGAAAAGGGAAGGATCATTTCAATCACCTAACTACCCCAACCATTATCCCAATGGGGCGACATGTCAATGGATTATTGAGATTCCGCATGATATTATCGCTCAAAAACCACTTATTACGCTGGAATTTAAAAACTTCAACGTCGAGATGGATTCGAGCTGTAATTACGACAAAGTTCTTGTTTATGACGGCTGGGAGTCAAAGAATACTTTAATGGGGCCATTTTGTGGGCATAACACTCCGTCTCCAATCCACGCTACAAGCGGAAAAATGTTGGTGAAGTTTATTAGCGACAACGCTGTGACTGCGACGGGTTTCAACGCGACGTTTGAATTCACGTCGTTGTTAG TGCCACCTCTGATCGTCGACATGCCtgcttcatatttttttgtaaaggGTCAAAAAGCCGAGTTGCGTTGTTCAGCATTAGGTTTGCCAACTCCGAATGTAATGTGGACAAGATTAGGTGTTCAACTGATAGAGGGCCACCGCTTCGCGGTTCTGAGTCTCAATAATGTAACGAAAGCTGATCAGGGTATCTACAGATGTACAGCCAATAACTCACAAGGTCAGAAGAGTGCTACAATGAACCTAACTGTTGTGGGTAGGTGA